CGCGTTTTTGGGAAAGAGCGCGCGGAATTCTCCGTAGAGCTGGGCGGCCAGCGTCTTGTTGTGGGCAAGGATGAGCGCCGGACGTCCCGTGCGGGCTATGACATTGGCCATGGTGAAGGTCTTGCCCGACCCCGTGACGCCCAGAAGCACCTGATCGCGTATGCCGGCGTTGAGATTCGCCACCAGTTCGTCGATGGCGGCGGGCTGGTCGCCTGTGGGCGCAAAAGAGGAATGAAGCTGAAAAAGCTGTTCGGACATGATGCGGCTCGCTGTAAGGGAAAAAGCGGAAGGACTCCCTTCGGGGCCGCTTCCGCGCAAGGCGCATTGTGCCTGAACAGGGGATTTTTTCAAGAGGAAGATTCCTCCTCCGCAGGGGCCGCACAGCCCTCCTTTTCCGTCAGCGAAAGGTTGCCGAAGTCCTCCGGGCAGACCGAAAAACGAAAGCGCACTTTTTACGGCCGAAGCGGCGCGCTCTCTCAGAGCGCCGGGCCTGCACGGGGGCTGAGGCCTCTCCGTCCCTCCGCCGACAGGCGGGAGAATCCCTGTCTCTCAGGTCATGGCCGCGCACAGCTCATTTCCAAACCCGTGCCCGCGTCTCCCCGGGGTGCCTTTCCCTTTCCGCATTCTTCCCCAAAGGGCAGCGGCGGCCCCCGCATCCCGGCAGGTTTCCGTCCTCACCCTGCGCGGAGGCACGTTCCCCCGGTCTGAAAAGACAGGAGCGCTTCCGTGCCGTCATGCCTTTCCGTCCCGCAGGCCCCGCGGAAAAGAAGAAAGACTGTTTTCTCCGCCCGACAACGGCTTCCGTGTCGGAAAGCATGTCTCACGCACGCATTGTTCCGCACGCCGGAAATCCTGCATGTCCGGGTGCAGGGCGGCCCGCCGTATGCGGGCCATGCGTTCGGGCGTACGCGGATGGGCGCTTTTTTCCAGCTGCCTCTCATCCAGCCTGCCCTGACAGAAAAAATACCCGAGCACGCGGCAACGCCCCTTTTCCAGAAGCTTGCGGGTACGCTCCGCACAGCGGGCGGCGTGGAGGGAATCCGGTTCCGCCACCATGGTGCCGAAAAAAAACACGTTCCTGCCCGGCAGCCTGTTCATGAACGCCGCCATGGCCGCATCAGGACCTCCCCGCCAGGTCCAGAATCCGAGAATATAGGTGTCGTACCCGGAAAGAGGCGCTTCTTCCACGGAAAAAAGCGGCAGACGCAGACTTTCGGCCAGATGCTCGCCCACAAGACGGGTGTTTCCCGTGCGGGAGGAATACACGATACAGGCGCGCATCATTCCTCCATCAGACAACGACGCAGCGCCTCTTCATCGGTCAGCACTATGGTTCTGCGTTCCAGCCGTATCATTCCCTCCTGCGCAAAACGGCTGAGCTGCCTGCTCAGACTCTCGCGCGAAAGGCCGAGAAGTCCGGCCAGCACCTCCCGCGTGACGACATCTTCCAGAACCGTACTCCTTTCCACGCGCGCCTTATGCAGCAGCCATCCCGCCACCCGGCGGCGAACCGAAATTTTTCCCTGCGATACCGCAATCTTGTTGATGAACATGCGCTGACGCACGGCAAGAGCCCGCATCACGCGCTGGGCAAGCCCCATGTTTTCCGCAAGAATCGTACGAAGAACCCTGTTTTCCATACTGAGCACCGCGCACGGTGAAAGCGCGCGTGCGGAAAGAAAGGCGACCCCGCCGCCGAACACGCCGTACAGATCGAGAAAATGCTCCGGCCGCACGACGTGCAGAACGGTATTTTTTCCCGACATGGAGCCTTTCAAAAGTTCCACATGCCCGGAAAGCAACCAGCAGGTCACCGTCGCACCGCCGCCCTCAACGTATATCCATTCCCCTTTTGCATAGGAGGAAAGCCGCGTCGCGGAGGCGAGTCTTTCCACCTCCTGCGCGTTCAGCTCGGGAAAACACGCTCCCAGTCTCTCCCGCATGTCTCGGGCCTCTGCGCCGCATTCCACCATGGTCTCTCCTGCAACAACAAACGGAAAAACGCCCGGCCGTCCCTTTCCCGCCCCTGCCGGAACATGCGAAGGGCGGCCCCGGTGCACGGACCGAGGCAAAACCATGCCCGGCGTTTCCTCGGCATCCTTATGCTGCGGGGCCGCCCGGCTTCTGCCATGGTAAGGATTTTCCCGGACAAAAAACATGACCGTGGTCACATTTTCTGCGGAGAAACCATCCGCTGTTTCCCGGAACAGTTAAACACCAAAAGGGAGGAAGCTTGCGCTTTCTCCCTTCCGATGTTTCCTGAGAAACGAAAAATTAGGCGTCCAGAGCGTTGACGGCCTTGGTCAGGCGGGAAACCTTGCGGGCAGCGTTCTTCCAGTGGATCACGCCCTTGCCGGCGATCTTGGACACGGTGGAAGTAGCGGTCTTCAGGGCTTCTTCAGCGGCGACCTTGTCGTTCTTCTGAATAGCGGCGCGCACGGCCTTCACCACGTTCTTGATGCGGGTACGGGCGGCGCGGTTGCGGGCATTGCGCTTGACACTCTGCTTTTGGCGCTTGATGGCGGAAGCATGATTAGCCACGGGAATCCTCCAGAATGATGGCCCCTTGTCGGGGTGTGATGCGATACATTGTCGGGCGGCACAAAGGAGACGCCCGTTATTGCCGGAACGGTTATTCTTATGCGCCTTAGCGCATTCTGTCAAGAGGAGCTCGCGCTCCTCCCTGAAACGGATTTCTCATGCCGCCCCTCTCCGGGGAGAAAGGCGGCGTTTCAGACATGCTACATCTGCAGTGCCGAGAAGTCGGCGAGCCTGCCCATGCGGGAAAGCAGCACCTGAAGCAGACCCAGACGGTTGGCGCGGACCTTTTCCTCTTCCGCCATGACCATGACGCCGTTGAAGAAGGCGTCCACCGTAGGACGCACGCCGTCCATGAGCGCCAGAAGCTCATCGAAACGGTCTTCGGCCCAAAGGGCGTCAAAGCGGGCGGTCATGGCATCGAGCGCGTCGGCAAGGGCCTTTTCCGGCTCTTCCGCAAGAAGCTCACGGCTGAAGGAGCAGGGAGCGCCCGCACCCTGCTTGCGCAGGATGTTGGCCACACGCTTGAAGGTCTGCGCATTGTCGGCAAAGCCGGGCTTTCCGCTTTCCGCCACAAGCGCGGCAAGGCGACGGGAAGCGGCCCACACGTCGTCGCAGCCCGCGTTCATCACCGCTTCCACCAGAAGCGTGTCGTTGCCCTGGGTAAGGAAGAGGTTCTTCACGCGACCGGCGAAGAACTCGTTGAGCTTCGCAAGGGCTTCAGCCTTTTCCAGCTTCCAGCGGATGCCTTCGGCATACAGGGACTGAGCCTTGGCGAAAAGTTCCGCCGCAGGAACGCGATAGCCCTTTTCCATGAGGATGCGGGCAATGCCGAGAGCGCAGCGGCGCAGGGCAAAGGGGTCGGCCGCGCCCGTGGGAATGTTCCCCAGACCGAAGCAGCCCACCAGCGTATCCGCCTTGTCGGCCATGGAAAGCAGCGCGCCGAGGTCGGTGGCGGGGACGGGGGTATCCGGGCCGGCGGGCAGATACTGTTCGGCTATGGCGTCGGCGGCGGTGCCGTCAAGGCCCATCTTATGGCCGTAAATGCCGCCCATGATGCCCTGAAGGGTATCGAATTCGCCCACCATCTGGGAAACAAGGTCGGCCTTGGCGCAGCGGCCTGCCACGGCGGCGGATTCGGGATTCACGGAACATGCCCGGGTCACGCCGGGGTGCGCGGCCAGCCAGCGGCACAGTTCGGAAAGGCGGCGGCACTTGTCGCCCATGGAACCCAGCGGCCCGAGGAAGATGACGTGGTCGAGCTTTTCCTTCCAGATGTCGAAGGAAGCCTTCATGTCGGTGTTCCAATAGAAACGGGCGTCCTCAAGGCGGGCGCGCAGCACGCGTTCCCAGCCCTTCTTCACGAGTTCAGGCTCAAGGGAATCCACGTTGGACACGGTAAGGAAGTGCGGCAGCAGCGTACCGTCCGCGCCTTCCACGCCGAAGCTCTTCTGATGCGTCTCCATGCTGGTAAGCAGCACGATGGAGGGCAGCTCCAGGAAGGAAGGATCGAAATCCCCCAGAATGGGCACGGGGTGTTCGCTCAGGCCCTGTACTTCGTCCAGCAGGCCGTCCTTCCACAGGATGCGGCCGTTCACGGAAGCGGCAAGCGCATTGCCGCCGTCCACAATGGTCTTGCGGCGTGCTGCGCCGGAAACGACCACGCCGCACTTTTCGGCAAGAACCGCGTCGAAGTCGTCGGCACAGGCCACTTCAAAGGGGCCCTTGCCGTGCACGCGGTGACCGGTGGTCATACGGCCGGAGTCCACATCCGCCACGCGGAAGGACACCACGTCCGCATCCATGAGAGCCACCACCCAGCGAAGCGGACGGGCGAAGAGGAAATGGCTCTCGCCCCAGTGCATACGCTTGGGGAAGGGAAGGGAAGCAATGATGGAAGGCGCGGCTTCGGCAATGATGGAGGCGGCGGAAACACCGCCCACGGTCTTGCGTGCGGCCACATATACGCCCTTGGGCGTTTCCTGACGGAAAAGATCGGCCACGTCCACGCCCTGGCCGCGGGCAAAGCCCATGGCTGCCTTGGTGGGGTTGCCTTCCGCATCATAGGCGGCCTTCAGCGAAGGACCGAGGGCCACTTCCTCGCGCACGGGGGTGGAGGAAAGCAGACCGCGAGCGTGCAGCACCGCACGGCGGGGCGTGGTGTCCACGGTGAGTTCGTCGAAGCTCAGGCCGTGCTCCGCGAAAAGAGCGGCGAAGCGGTCGTGCAGATCGCGCTCAAGGGAGGCGAGAAAACGTGCGGGCAGTTCTTCCACACCGATTTCAAGAACAAAATGACTCATGGTTTACCCCTTCTTCAGCATGGGATAACCCATGGCTTCGCGCTGGGCGGCATAAAGATGGGCCACGCCGGAAGCAAGCGTACGCACGCGGGCGATGTAGCCGGCGCGTTCCGTGATGGAAATGGCTCCGCGGGCATCCAGCAGGTTGAACGTATGGGAGCACTTCAGGCAGTAGTCATAGGCAGGCAGAGGGAGCCTGGCGTCGATGAGGCGCAGGCATTCCTTCTCGTAGTCGTTGAAGTGCTGGAGCAGCATGGCGGCGTCGCTCTGATCGAAGTTGTAGCAGGACTGCTCATATTCGTTCTGATGGTACACGTCGCCGTAGGTGATGGAATCGTTCCACTTGATGTCGTACACCGATTCCACGCCCTGAAGATACATGGTCAGGCGTTCCAGGCCGTAGGTGAGTTCCACGCTGGCCGGGGAAAGGTCGATACCGCCCACCTGCTGGAAGTAGGTGAACTGCGAGACTTCCATGCCGTTGAGCCACACTTCCCAGCCGAGACCCCACGCGCCGAGGGTGGGAGATTCCCAGTCGTCTTCCACGAAGCGTATGTCGTGCCTGGCCGGGTCGATGCCGAGAGCCTTCAGGCTGTCGAGGTAAAGCTGCTGCGGATCGGCCGGAGCAGGCTTCATGATGACCTGGAACTGAAAATAGTGCTGGAGGCGGTTGGGGTTGTCGCCGTAACGGCCGTCGGTGGGGCGGCGCGAGGGTTCCACATAGGCGGCCTTCCAGGGCTCGGGGCCGATAACGCGCAGGAAGGTGGAGGGGTTGAAGGTGCCCGCCCCGCATTCCAGGTCCACAGGCTGCACCACGGCGCAGCCCTGTTTGGCCCAGTACGCCTGCAATGTCAGAATAACATCCTGAAAATTCATGTATCACTCCTGAAATTCGCCAATGGAGCCATTGGCCTTGCTTGCCGCCGCGCGCAGGCCTGCGGAAAAACGCCTGCCCGGCCGCGCCGCTACATGGCCTTGAACCGGCCGTTGGCCCATTCGAGACCGAGATGGTATCGCACAAAAGCGTCGATCAGGCGCGCGGCCTGCCTTGCGCCTTCCGGCGAAGGGTTCAGCCTGCCCCATGACTGCGGTGAGTATTCCTTCACTTTCCCCAGTACGTCAAGAGCTTCCTGCCCGAGGGAAAGGCTCATGTCGCCGGAGCGGCGGCAGGAAGGGCAGCACGCGGCGCCCTCACTCACCAGAAAATGAGCTTCCTTCTCCCCGCTCAGGGGCTTCCCGCAGCGCGCGCAGATTCCGAGTTCCGGGGCATAGCCCTGCTCCGCGGCAAGCCGGAACCGGAAAAGTACCGGCATCACGGCAGGCACGGACTCTTCGTTTTCCAGCAGCTCAAGCATCCCGTGCATGAGCGCGTAGCTTGCCCCCGCGTTGTCCGGCGGCACGCCCATGGCCTCCAGAAAACGCACGCAGTTGGCCGCCATGCCCTGCCTCCGCCAGTCGCGGCGCAGCCGCTCCGGCCCGGCAAGAAGCGTCGCCTCCTGCAGGTTGAGAAAACGCCCGTCGCGCGAATACGCGGCGCTTGCCCGGATGCGGTTGAACACGTCGAGGCACCCCGTGAAGCGCCTGCGGCTGCGGCTTCCGCCGAAGGCAAAGGCCGTCACAAGCCCTCTTTCCCGCGCAAGAAGGCGGACCCAGAGATCCGCCTCCCGGAATTTTCCGACGCGAAGCACCAGGGCATCATCCGTCCACTGCATACAAAGGCCCTGCTCCCCACAACGCGCAGAGCGGTTTAATGATGCATTAAACCGCTCTCATGGATAAAAAAGGAATCAGGGGGCGGTCGCCCGCTCCCGGGCAGAAAAACACGCTTCCCCTCATGCGGCGCACCGCCTCCGTCTGCAGAAAGCGGCGTACAGAAAAACGCCCCGCAAGGGAGGCGTTCCCCTCCCCCGCCTGCGGAGCAAGAAAGCCCCGCGGCCTACTGCGCCGGAGGAAAGCTCATGGTCACCACACGCGGCGAAGTGGAACGATCCAGCTCCTTTCCGTCGTACACCACGCGCACGCCCTTGGCGTTGCCGAGGCGTATGACCAGAGAATCCCGGAAGGTCATGGAAAAGGTATCGCCCCTGCGCAGGGTGCGCTGCTGCTTCTTGCCGTCCGGCTCAAAGCCCATCCAGCAATCCCCGTTGTCGGCGATGACTTCCACCTGATGCAGCCCCTCGGGCAGGGCCACGGGCTCTTCCGCCGCCGGTTCCTGCTGCACGGAGGCCTCAGCCGCAGGGACGGGCGTCTGTTCCGTCTGTGCCGAAGCGACGGGCGTCGCCTGCGCCGGCTGCTCGACCGCTCCGGCGGAAGCGGGCTGCGCGGGAGCGCTCTGCTCCGCGGCGGGCTCGGGCGCAGACTGCGGAACGGGCTGCGCGGGAGCGGGCAGCGGCGCCGTCGAGGGCGCAGCATTGCGGGAGCGGGCAGCGGCGCCGTCGAGGGCGCAGCATTGCCCCAGGTGGGAACGGGTGCCTCGGAAGAGGACTGTTCGCCGCTCATCACGGAAGGACTCTCGTAATCCCTCCCGGCAAAAAAGTGCAGATAGGCCATATACGCCCCGCAGGCCAGCGCCAGCACAAGCACGGCCTTGAGCACCCCGCCGAGAATCACGGGCAGCATACTGGGCTTCACCGAGGTGTAGGTGGTATTTTCCGCTATCACGGGGCGGGAAATATTCTCAAAACCTTCCAGGTTCCTGAGCCATTCCGTCACCTCGTCGGCGGAAAAGCCCACGAGTATCGCATATTCCTTTATGAAGTGGTGCACATACACGGTACGGGGCACACGGTCGGAACCTTCTTCTATGCCCTGAAGTATGCGCGTCGGTATCTTGAGCCTGTCGGCCACGTCGGCCACTGCCATATCACGGCCCTCGCGGGCCTCACGGAGCTTCGCTCCCAGTTCTGCCAGAGTCATAAGCGCCTCAGTTGCGGATGTCGATGAGCGCCTTGTCACGAAGCTGCGCCGTATACTGCTCGAAGCGTTCCTGCAGACGGGGCTGGCGCAGTATCTGTTCAATGCGCCCGGCGGTGTTGGAGTCGGGCACGGCATCGCTCTGAGCCGCGGTCTCCGATTCCTCGAAATCAAGCAGAGCTATCTGTACCTTGGTGGCGTTCATATTGAGCAGCGGGGAAACATCGCCCTTCTTCATGCGCGAAATCTGGTCGAGCATCCCCGGAGCCATGTCGGAAAGCGCCATGAAGCCGAGGTCGCCCCCGCCTTCGGCGTTGGGGCCGATGGACACGCTGCGCGCGGCCTGCTGGAAGGTCACCTTGCCGGAGGCTATGTCGCGGGCCCATTTTTCCGCATCCGCATCCGCAGGGTAAACGAGCATCCCCACGCGGGCGCGGCCGCTGGCGAATCCCGCCATGTTCTTCCGGTAATAGTCGTTGATCTCATCCTCCGTGACGACGACCTTGCTCACCACATTGCGCGCCATGAGGCGCTGGGACACGAGCTGAACATACAGTCTGTCGCGGAAGTCCTTTTCCGACAGTCCCTCCTTGGCCATCTGCCTGAGGAACACGTCGCGTTCCAGTCTGCTGTCCTTGACGATCTGGTCAAGGGCCGCGTCCACTTCCTCGTCGGAAACCGTGATTTTTTCCTTGTCCGCTTCCTGAAGAATGATCTTGTCGTTGATCATTCTGTCGAGCACGGCCTTACGCACTTCACCCGTCAGCTGAGGGTTCTTTGACGGGTCGAGCTTCTGACCGGCAAGTTCTATCTGAAGGGCCTTGTCCAGTTCACGGGCGGTGATCATGTCGCCGTTGACCACGGCGACGATACGGGCGACCGGAGCCGCCATGACGGGCTGCACGGACAAAAGAGAGGCCGCGCAGGCCAGAGATATGAAAAGGGTACGCAAGAGAGCACACTCCTGATAATCGTTATGCTGTCCGTTTATAGCCTGTTTTTTTCACACTGGCAACGTGCCCGCGTCCTGTTTTCCCCGCAGGATTCTCCGCCCCGGCATCGGGAGCAGGGGCGCCGTTGCGTTCCTCCAGAAGACCGCTCAGAAGGGCGCGGGCCTCGTCCAGCCTTTCCGCCGGAGAAAGCCCTTCCTTCAACGAAAGTTCCAGAGTGGCCGGAGGCTGGAGCCTGATGCGGTCCCTGTGCTCCATGACAAGCCGCACGATGGCCTCGGGCCGCACGCTCCTCTGCCCTTCGGCCCAGGTGACGCGCACGCGGTCGGCCCACAGATCCGCCCGGGCCACGCCGAGTTCGTTCACGCGGGCCTTGAAGGCCAGCACGGAAAGGAAGGTTTCCAGAGGCTCGGGGAAGGGCCCGAAGCGGTCGCGTATTTCCATTTCCACGTTTTCCCGCGCCGCGCCGTCCGTGGCGGAGGAAAGCATCTTGTAATACTTCAGGCGTTCGTGGGCGTCTTCGATATAGGTGTCGGGAATATGGGCGGGCAGGCCGAGGTTGATCTCCGTTTCCGTACGCAGCAGCTCCTCCTCGCCCTTGAGGCGGGCCACGGCGTCTTCCAGCATTTCCAGGTACAGGTCCAGCCCCACGCGTGCCATGTGGCCGGACTGCGCTTCGCCGAGAATGTTGCCCGCACCGCGCAGGCGCAGATCCTCCATGGCCACCTGAAAGCCCGCGCCGAGATAGTCCATTTCCAGAATGATGCGCAGCCGCTCCCGGGCCAGCGAGGGCAGATGCTCCACGTCCGACACCACGAACACCGCATAGGCCTGCCTGTCGGAACGCCCCACTCTTCCCCGGAGCTGATAAAGCTGTCCCAGACCGAACATCTGCGCCTGATCCACGATAAGCGTGTTGGCCCGGGGAAAATCCAGTCCCGATTCCACAATGGCCGTGCATACCAGAACATCCAGTTCCCCATGCCAGAACTTGTGCATGGTGTCCTCGAGTTCCTTTTCCGCCATCTGCCCGTGAGCCATGCCCACGCGCGCGCCGGGCACGAGTTCCTTCACCATGGCGGCCGTCATGGGAAGGGTCTGCACCCTGTTGTGCACGAAAAACACCTGCCCCTGCCGGGCAAGCTCGCGTTCCATGACTTCTCTGAGCGCGCCTCTGTCCCTGTCGATGAGGGCCGTGGCCACGGGCTTGCGCTCGGCAGGAGCCGTTTCCAGCACGGAAAGCTCGCGTATGCCCGACATGGAAAGCTGAAGCGTGCGCGGAATGGGCGTGGCCGTCAGGGTAAGCGCGTCCACATTTCTGCGCAGTTCCTTCAGCTTTTCCTTATGGCGCACCCCGAAACGCTGTTCCTCGTCAAGAATGAGCAGACCGAGGTTGGGCAGCTCCACATCCTTGGAAAGCAGGCGATGCGTGCCTATGAGAATATCAATCTGTCCCCGCGCGGCGGCCTTCAGCGTTTCCGTCTGCCTTGCCTTCGGTACGAAGCGGCTGAGCAGCCCCACGTTGACGGGAAAGCCCGCCATGCGCGAACGGAAGGTCTGGTAGTGCTGCTCGGCAAGCACCGTGGTGGGACACAGAAGCGCCACCTGCCGTCCGTCGCAGGCCGCACGGAAGGCGGCGCGCAGCGCCACTTCCGTCTTGCCGAAGCCCACATCGCCGCAGATGAGGCGGTCCATGGGCACGGGCTTGTCCATGTCCTGAAACACTTCCTGTATGGCGCGGGCCTGATCGGGCGTTTCCTCAAAGCCGAAGGTGGCCTCGAATTCGTGGTACATCTCTCCCACCGAAGAATAGGAAAAGCCCTTGGCCACCTTGCGCCATGCATACATCTGCATGAGGTCGGCCGCCACCTTTTCCACGGCCTTGCGCGCCTTTTCCCGGCTGCTTGTCCAGGAACTGCCGCCCAGACGGTCCAGTGCGGGCGGCGGCCCGTCGGCCTTGAACTTCTGCACCACCGAAAGCCTGTCCACCGGCAGATAAAGACGTGCGCCGTCGGCGTATTCCAGAAGCAGATAGTCGTTGTCCACGCCGCTTCCGCCGGGACTCATGCGGTGCAGGCCGCCGAAACGCCCCACGCCGTAATCTCTGTGCACCAGAAGGTCGCCCACACGCAGATCGTCGTACCTGTCCAGACCGCGGAATGCCCCGGAAGCCACGCGGCGGGAACTTTCCGCCCGCGGCTGGAGCAGCTCTTCGCCGAGCACCAGAGCCTCGTCCCAGACAAGTTCCGCCCCCTGCCGGTACGGAGCCACCACGGCATACAGCCCGCGCCCCTCGGGATCGTAGCGCAGAGAGGGAAGAATGCCGTCCTGCTCGGCCAGCTTCAGAAACTTGCGCCGCCCCCGCTCCGAAGCGAAGGCCAGCACAACCTGACGGTGGGAGGCCATCCAGCGCTTCAGTCCGGCGGAAAGCTGCTGCCACGGTCTGTCCTGTTCCGCCTGCCCGGGAAAGAGGTCGGCAAAACCATGGAACGTCCGCTCCAGAAGGTCGACGCCGTCCCGCTCCGTGCCCATGGTCAGCGGTTCGCTGTAAAGGCGGGCCCTGCTCTCAAAGGCCTTGCCGGCCCCGTCCGCATCGCGCAGGGCAAGATGGGCGGGCTGCACAAGGCTCGTTTCCTCCGACTGCACGCGGATATACTCGCGCCACCGGCCTTCCGCCTCCTCCAGCTCTTCCCGAAGCTCATGGCGGCCGGGCAGAAAGCACACGGTATCCGGCGCGAACCAGTCGTCGAGCGCGCTCGGCGCGGCATACACTCCGCCCGGAAGAAGGCGCATGTCATCCTGCTCCAGTGCATGTTCCAGAGAGAGGCGCGACGCTTCGCTCATGCTCCTGCTGCCGACGCGAGTCTTCCAGTGGGCGCGTACCTTCTTCTTCCAGGCATCGCCGAAGCCGAAGGGCGTGACGGGCAGAAACGTCACTTCGTCAAGCCGTCCTACGGAACGCTGGGTGGCAAAGTCGAACACGCGCATTTCGTCCACGGTATCGCCGAAAAATTCCAGCCGCAGGGGCTTTTCATAGCCCGGGGGCAGAACGTCAAGGATATCGCCGCGCCGTGCCATGTCGCCGGCATGGGCCACCATGGGCACGCGCTGATATCCCCATTCCGTAAGCTGCTGCATGAGAAGCTCGGGGGCCATGTCTTCCCCGAGGCGCACGGTCATGGCCCTCGTGTCCAGAAAATCCAGGGGCGGAAGCAGCGGAATCATGTTGTCCAGCGTGAAGACCACGCCTTTCGCCGTACCGGTACGCAGGGCGTACAGCACGCTCATGCGTTCGGCCCAGCCTTCCCGGCTGAGCGTTCTCGGCCCGAAGGGAGGCAGAAAGACCCACGGGCGTTCCCAGAGCGGCGTTTCCACACCTGCGGCATCCTGTCCCGCAGTATGGACGCGTCCTACGGAAAGCTCCGGCGTAAAAAGCGTGGTCAGTCCGCGCATGACGGCAAGCGCGTCACGACTCCGCACGGCCACCGCCGCGTGACGCCCGGCGCGCACCGCATCCACGGCAAGACGGGCCAGCGTTGCCGAACCGGCGCGACTGACGGAAAGCCCCGCCCTTTCTTCCATATGACGGAACAGCGATTCTTTATCCATGATCAACAGACATGCATGATGTACGGAATATACGAAAAAAGCTCCCCATCCATGGGGAACCGGAACAATGTGACTGTGATACCAGCAAGATGCCCCGCACGCAAGGCGCAGAGCATGAGAGTTTCCCCCCGTTTCCGTCCAAAGTCCGGCAGAATGCGCCTCCCCTTGCTTTTACCGGCGGCCCGCTTTATATTGCCGGTATGAACATTCATCAGAATGCTTTTTTCCGCCTTTCCTTTGCAGGTATGGCGGAACGCCACTGGCGCAGCCATCTTTAAAAAGACGCTTCCGGCACGGAGCCTGACAGAAGCGCCTCTCTTTTCTCATGTCCGGCGCACGGACGGCGTTGCGCCTTTCCGGTACGGAGCCGCCTTTCATGCCTCCGTTCCGCGCGGCGCAGAAAGCGGTCGTTCCTCCCGTCCGGTTCCCTGCCGAAATCATCCTGTCCCCCGCTTTTTCCTCCGGCGGCGTTCAGCCGCATTCCTTTTTCGGCCACAGGAGTATTTCCGTGTCTTTCTCTCT
This genomic stretch from Mailhella massiliensis harbors:
- the rpsT gene encoding 30S ribosomal protein S20; amino-acid sequence: MANHASAIKRQKQSVKRNARNRAARTRIKNVVKAVRAAIQKNDKVAAEEALKTATSTVSKIAGKGVIHWKNAARKVSRLTKAVNALDA
- a CDS encoding Crp/Fnr family transcriptional regulator → MVECGAEARDMRERLGACFPELNAQEVERLASATRLSSYAKGEWIYVEGGGATVTCWLLSGHVELLKGSMSGKNTVLHVVRPEHFLDLYGVFGGGVAFLSARALSPCAVLSMENRVLRTILAENMGLAQRVMRALAVRQRMFINKIAVSQGKISVRRRVAGWLLHKARVERSTVLEDVVTREVLAGLLGLSRESLSRQLSRFAQEGMIRLERRTIVLTDEEALRRCLMEE
- the glyQ gene encoding glycine--tRNA ligase subunit alpha, which produces MNFQDVILTLQAYWAKQGCAVVQPVDLECGAGTFNPSTFLRVIGPEPWKAAYVEPSRRPTDGRYGDNPNRLQHYFQFQVIMKPAPADPQQLYLDSLKALGIDPARHDIRFVEDDWESPTLGAWGLGWEVWLNGMEVSQFTYFQQVGGIDLSPASVELTYGLERLTMYLQGVESVYDIKWNDSITYGDVYHQNEYEQSCYNFDQSDAAMLLQHFNDYEKECLRLIDARLPLPAYDYCLKCSHTFNLLDARGAISITERAGYIARVRTLASGVAHLYAAQREAMGYPMLKKG
- a CDS encoding DUF4115 domain-containing protein, producing MQQEPAAEEPVALPEGLHQVEVIADNGDCWMGFEPDGKKQQRTLRRGDTFSMTFRDSLVIRLGNAKGVRVVYDGKELDRSTSPRVVTMSFPPAQ
- the glyS gene encoding glycine--tRNA ligase subunit beta, which gives rise to MSHFVLEIGVEELPARFLASLERDLHDRFAALFAEHGLSFDELTVDTTPRRAVLHARGLLSSTPVREEVALGPSLKAAYDAEGNPTKAAMGFARGQGVDVADLFRQETPKGVYVAARKTVGGVSAASIIAEAAPSIIASLPFPKRMHWGESHFLFARPLRWVVALMDADVVSFRVADVDSGRMTTGHRVHGKGPFEVACADDFDAVLAEKCGVVVSGAARRKTIVDGGNALAASVNGRILWKDGLLDEVQGLSEHPVPILGDFDPSFLELPSIVLLTSMETHQKSFGVEGADGTLLPHFLTVSNVDSLEPELVKKGWERVLRARLEDARFYWNTDMKASFDIWKEKLDHVIFLGPLGSMGDKCRRLSELCRWLAAHPGVTRACSVNPESAAVAGRCAKADLVSQMVGEFDTLQGIMGGIYGHKMGLDGTAADAIAEQYLPAGPDTPVPATDLGALLSMADKADTLVGCFGLGNIPTGAADPFALRRCALGIARILMEKGYRVPAAELFAKAQSLYAEGIRWKLEKAEALAKLNEFFAGRVKNLFLTQGNDTLLVEAVMNAGCDDVWAASRRLAALVAESGKPGFADNAQTFKRVANILRKQGAGAPCSFSRELLAEEPEKALADALDAMTARFDALWAEDRFDELLALMDGVRPTVDAFFNGVMVMAEEEKVRANRLGLLQVLLSRMGRLADFSALQM
- the recO gene encoding DNA repair protein RecO, which gives rise to MQWTDDALVLRVGKFREADLWVRLLARERGLVTAFAFGGSRSRRRFTGCLDVFNRIRASAAYSRDGRFLNLQEATLLAGPERLRRDWRRQGMAANCVRFLEAMGVPPDNAGASYALMHGMLELLENEESVPAVMPVLFRFRLAAEQGYAPELGICARCGKPLSGEKEAHFLVSEGAACCPSCRRSGDMSLSLGQEALDVLGKVKEYSPQSWGRLNPSPEGARQAARLIDAFVRYHLGLEWANGRFKAM
- a CDS encoding flavodoxin family protein; translated protein: MMRACIVYSSRTGNTRLVGEHLAESLRLPLFSVEEAPLSGYDTYILGFWTWRGGPDAAMAAFMNRLPGRNVFFFGTMVAEPDSLHAARCAERTRKLLEKGRCRVLGYFFCQGRLDERQLEKSAHPRTPERMARIRRAALHPDMQDFRRAEQCVRETCFPTRKPLSGGENSLSSFPRGLRDGKA
- a CDS encoding peptidylprolyl isomerase — protein: MRTLFISLACAASLLSVQPVMAAPVARIVAVVNGDMITARELDKALQIELAGQKLDPSKNPQLTGEVRKAVLDRMINDKIILQEADKEKITVSDEEVDAALDQIVKDSRLERDVFLRQMAKEGLSEKDFRDRLYVQLVSQRLMARNVVSKVVVTEDEINDYYRKNMAGFASGRARVGMLVYPADADAEKWARDIASGKVTFQQAARSVSIGPNAEGGGDLGFMALSDMAPGMLDQISRMKKGDVSPLLNMNATKVQIALLDFEESETAAQSDAVPDSNTAGRIEQILRQPRLQERFEQYTAQLRDKALIDIRN